TCAGTAGCTACCCACAACTACTAgttaatgaaacagaaaagagtCTGTTATGGCTGTGCCAAATTTGTTTTGAGGTTATCTAAGCATGTCTTAGTCTTCCTATCTACATTTTGTTTGCTATGTACAGACCTTTTTCTCACTTACTACAATTTAATACAAGAAAGTAGGTAACAGTTGTGAAAAGAAAGCAGGTGGGTTCCCCAATAtattggacacttttaagattcagctgcacagggtgctgggccatcttatctgactgtgcttttgccaagaaaggttggaccagataaCCCTTGTCattccttccaacctggtactctatgattctatatttcaAGGATTGCTACATTACTtcaatgaaaaaacaaacccaaaccaattGTCATTTCTCAGCAACAGATGACTtctaaatttctgaaaaaaaaaaaaaggaaaaagacaaagagaaaggtTTGTGTAACCACCATGCTTAAAAAGCAAAGTGTAGAGCTGTCAGTGATGTTTCTCTTCTACTGCCCTACCTCCTCAGGTCTAAAAGGCAGATGACTAATCAAGGTGATCAGATGCAACCAGAAAGTGCTAGAAGCACAGAGGAAGCAATGTAATTGATGTATTTGAGTTAcagtgaaaaaggagaaatataaaCAGCTTCACTGAGTGTGCAAGAGCAAGACATTTTAGGCTGTTTATGTCATCATAAATCTCACTCACAGAACACTAGCTTCTATAATAAAAAGAACAACTTAGCCATTAAGTAAAATAAGTGCCCAAGAACATTTAGAGACTGAGAGCAGTCTGACATCTAATTACATAGACTTCAGCCTCCAGTTATCAAATCTTTTATCTGTATCCCAAGCATACTAAAGGCACAGCAATTTATAGCAGGCAGCCTAAATCCTTTAGTTGaacttttcttcctcaaaatagCACACAATATATTCTGATATTCGAGCATAAAAAATGCTGCCAGCACATATGGCATATTTGCTACTAACAAAGTGCATTTAAGAAAGGCATTACAGCAGGAGTTTTATTTGCCAAGAATTCAGatctttttttatatacataaagttttttctttttacataggAAACCAAGACATAAGGGATGTAAGAGTTTGTAGAGATTTCAGGAGGCTGCAAAATATGTCCATCTTCAGAATCCAACATTCAAAATAAGATGAAGACCGAACACACCTTTGAGGCAGCTCATATCCCAATGTTAACATTTGTGTGACAGGTTTCTACAAAAAAAGCTGTTACACGGATTTCAGTCCTTGAATCAGTCTCAGTTGAAGAGCTTAAATATAAAGAAAGGGGAGCCAgaatttcctgttttccaggtACTGGACTAATCCAGAAGTGTAACAACTTCTCCCTTCACTGGAGTCTCATCCGTTTTTCAGGTGGTCCTTTAGTGCCAGCACTCTGCTGAGCATTCTTTACAGTCTCTTTTTCCTCTGGCTTGACAGCTTCAGGAGCTGGTTCTGGTTCCTTCTTGATTTGATCCACTTAAGAAGtaacagcaaaagaaagttAAACCTCCAATTCTTATTCCTAAAATACTGTTCAGAGCACTTAAATATTGTTGATGTCAAAGgggcaaaattaatttcaaatgtatAATAACAACAAAGGACTGAATTCATACCTGTGCAGGTAAAAAACTGGAATAGACTGAAGAGGTAATGTTTATGATCTTCCTATTCTGAGGTTGCTTATGGTCAACTCAAAGCCTTCCCACACTTTGAGCTTGTAGCACCACACAAAATCACTAAGGTGCTGGACTGACCAGACTATTCCCTCATTTGCCCTTTTACCCTCTTCCTGCTTTCAAAGACCATTTCCTGCAATTGGACCTCCAGGCAGTACACCCTTACAGAATACTATTTTTCAATTTCACTCTGGCTGTCACAGAGAATTCTCATCTAGTACTTTGCTCAACTAGGCAATGACAGAATTCCTAACCACCTCAACAGCAAGGAGCTTATATGGCAACTGCAAGTCACTGCGATATAGAGCCTATTTTTTAAGTCTTGTGAGAATATTAGAGTTTTACCTGGGACAGgcttttctccaggcttttgctgtgggggagaaagaaaaaaaaatacaacacatCAGTGGAACAAAAGTCATAATTCTTAACCCTTCCTACTACTCACTTAGTAATATAAACCAAGCAATGACCCTTGTACATAAGAGTTAAGGGTAGAAGGGATCTCTAAATACACATTAAACAAAATCCAATTAACATTTTATAACATCCAGTTTTTCCTCTGACAACTAAAAAGCgctaaagcaaaaaatacaCAGCTAGCCAGTCTCTCTCACATCTGAGGAGTAAACAGTTTTGTGAGATGCTGTAaacattatttcctttgctCCCAAGCAGAAAACCTGGTGGAACAAATGGCTACTAAAGACAGAGGTAATCACAACAACTTCGCAGGACGCCAAGAATTTCCACGCTAATCAATAAGCCTCCAGAACAATGGAGTAACTAAAACAAAATAGCTGTGGTGGCTTGACTGAGCTCACAAAGGAGGAaactggaagcagcagcaaaatctgATGGCTGATAAGAACAGACCCTCTGTGATTAGATAAGGAATTTGTATACCAAAATTTGTCCCTCGTAGTTTTGCCAAAGTCATAATGACTGCCTCAGTTACAAAGGTTTATTCTATACTCCAGTCAGAGCCTTCCATTTCAAATTTATTATCTAATCAATGTTATCATtgcaaaaaccacacacaattCCCATTCAGTTTCAGATGTTCAGGTGCTCAGAACTGCCTGAAGTTCTAAGTTACAGTAATACTATGGCCCGTAAGTGTCATACCTGAACAAATCTGGGTGGAAACTTTTGCCTTAGGTCTAAAAGCAAAGCATCTACCCGTTGTCTTTGGAAAATAGAACTTggttcttctttcttcttggctTTTGGTTTAGCTTTCTCTGCAAGTCATAGAAATGTAAGAGGAAGCTGTATTAAAGGttctgctcagcagctccttgtATGACAAGTTGGTATTTGTCTCTCCTCTAAACTTCAGCTACATTCTCCCTTTGACATAAGTTATTTCTTTGTGGAAGACAGATTAAGGATAATTCTTACCTCCTTGCAAACTGGTTTGGCTTCTTAAAATGTACTTTGGTGTCCAGTGGGTGGAAGAGTTGCCCACTTTGTTGACACACAGCTCAACATTTTTGTCTCCCACCCATGTCTGATGTTCATCCTCACTAGCACAAAAAAGCAACATTCCTTCCATCTGACAAGGAGCACTAACCCTTCATCATCACAACCCCATCATCAGACAGGCACTTAACCTCATCTCTACACCATCACTACGCATTACCTCAAGCTTTTCCCTGCATTACCCGCCCTCTCCCAAAGCAACAGGAGCAACTAGGAATCATACCTCGTTCTTCTTGATCTTTGAAATGCCACCAGTAGCCCTTGGATGGGTGATAGCGACAGTAGGACATAGCTTCTTCAAAAGCAGACTGAATTCCATGCACTGCAGTGAGCTTCAAGAACAAGAACATAAGACAGTGTTCAGAATTTAAGGAGAAGATACAGTATAAATTTTTGAAACCAGggattttaaaattagtattcTATATTCATTTTTGTTCTGGGAAGGGAACATGGGACATCTAGTTTTGGACCAAGAATGTAATATCTAACAGGCTCTTATAAGACCCTTCCTGAAGTGCTTTTGTAAACTGACAAACTTCCTGACTTCAGGTAGTCAGAAGTAGTAGTTTACTACAacagaagaaatcaaaacaaactcaagtatgcaatttaaaaagaaataccacATTAACTTCAaacatatttctctttaaatgaggtttattacattattttaatgttaacaTTCCAAACAGAGCTTCActgaatatgtttttaattactatttcaTATGTATTTgtcatttgatttttcttctgattattCAAACTTCATGCTGTTCCATCAATTGCATAGGTTCAGTTATTCTGCCCCTTCATCATTAAAGAATGTATCATACTTTTTGGACCATATCGCACTCTCCCAGGTTCTTTCACTTCCGTGTGGGATACATACCATATTAAGTAGTGGGGTTTGGTTTAAGTTACTGTATCCCACATGAGATCTTTACTCAAAACAGATAAATAGGGACTGAAATAGCCCGAGGAATAGCCAAAAGTAGAAGCAGATATAGACTGGCATACATGTAATGCACAGAACACTTACAACTCTGGAGTTAATGACAGACCCTAAGTCAGGCGCCTGATAAATCACTCCAGCAATAATATAGTAGTCAGCCATCGGCATAActgtgggggggggaaaaaaaaaaaaaaaaaaagcaggatcaGTATAAAGCTCTAGCTGAAGACTCTGCATTTTTTGCTGAATTTCAACAGGAATAGCAGAAATTGCAATATTCATCTCAtccaaattttctctttttaactttttccttcAAGTTGCTTTATTTGCACTGTTGCCACAGACtggtaagggaaaaaaatgcaacacaacacaataaaaacaaaacgaacaaacaaacaaaccccccaacaACAACAGGCACACAATGTCTGCTTTACAGACAGTAAAACATCAGCTTTAAGTCCTGTCCTACTGTGGACAACTATTTGGCCTTACAAGAGTTGAGGTTTTCAGAGCAACCCAAGAGGAGTCAAGTGAACTGCACTGGAAGTAGTTCCACTTGCCTTTGCTACTGGTAGAAACCCACAACAACATAAGATCTCATTATTTTGGCCCCAGCTTTCTTCAATTTGTAGAGTCCTCTTAGCTTGATTTCCCAGACTCGATGGCAGCTACACACAGAGTATGCCTTTCTAAATAACATTCTGACAAAAAAGACAATCTTCCAAAGGCATTTGCTAAATCAGACTTGGAACCTCTACTGACCCATGAAAACTTCATTAGCGTTGCAGTAGAGGAACACGACAACTGCCTCCATAATACTCTGCCAAACATTCTTCAGCTGAGAAACTACAGCGATGCTATCAGCTTCACATTCCTAAGGATCTTACCTGCGGCACCTTTGTCCCAGTTCCTCCATCTCTATTAATACATTCCGTCTCAACTTTTTTACTGACAGGACCCAATTCATCCAGTACTTGCATTTTATGAAGCTTAGACACCTGCCTAAATTAACAGACCAAGACAGCTGGGTGCATATCACAGTCAGTACCCACTTCTCCCCAAAAGAAATAGGATTCTCAGCATTTCCTTAGAAATGAAGcaagagagagaacagaagcTTTACTGTCTCACAACTCTGTACTTTCCTAGACAGGTAACTCTCCCTAGTCAGTGGATCTAAAGATTTTTCCAAAACCACTTCAAATAGGCAAAAACTTGGcttaaagaatttaaaatataaatataccttaaaaaaaaaaaaaaaccacacacagaagTCGTAAGACAGACCTGCACCAGTTCCTAAGGAACTACGTGACTCCAGCAATGTATCTAGCACAATCTGTACAGTCAAAATGGGAAACAAGTCCCAGTTAAGTTCCAAACATACATTTGCATTACAGAAGAAGTCTGAACGCACATATGGTGGAAACTCCAACTCTACTCTTAAACTTAAAAAGTGTCAAAACAGGAAATTAAGGGCTTCATGATATTTCCATACTCACCTTTTAAAAGCTAGCTTCAAAAGCTTTAATAAAGAAACAACTTGAAGATCTATCAAAAggaggacttttttttcagtataaaacTGCAATATAAAGAAGCCATTACCTGACATAAGCAAATAAGCAGCATTCCTAGAAAAGACAAAGTCCTGCACAGGACCAAAATGCATATGGATAGCCTAAGTCACTAAAaaaacagttaagaaaaaacTAGCATTAACTTTTACAGAGAAGAAGGGCAGAATTACTCTGAAATAACCCAATTCTTTTAGATATACATGCAGTAAACACAGAAGACAGTCCAATAACTATTGAAGTGtggttactttttaaaataatcacacatgcacactcacATTTAAGGTTAAAAAGGAATAATGAAGCCAGCTgcatgcaaatggaaaaaaaaagtgctaatgtatttaaattaaaacttggAAAGGTCATCGGTGACACTAAGGAAGAGTGGTACTGTTGTCACAAGATTCCCTCATGATTCCAAAATACTCAGTTCTCCAAGGAATAACCAAATCAACCAGCATTTGCAGTATCTTGTGGTAATTTTTTACATGCGTCATGGTCTTCTACTGACAAGATCCTACTCAGCCGTATAACCACTCCACAGTTGAAGGTGGAAATAATGCAAAACAAGAGAGTATTGCGACACAAACAGAAGGATGAATGATCCCTCTCCCTAGCTAATGGAAATCATGGTTCAGTAAAATGAATGAACAACAAATAAATCAATCCCATACTAGCCACTTCAGATTATTAGCTCAAACAAAGCTCATCAGCCCCAAGCAAAGATATTGTTAGCCTTACattcaaataattaaataagaaCTCTTGCATAGCCTAACAGATAAATACAACATGGCATGAACACTTATAAATTTCCCACGGCAAAATATACCTACCACAGGGCAGCACTTTCTCATTGCATTCTTCACATCTCACCACAAGATGGCAATCCCTGCTATTAGCACATTAGAGGTCACTCTGCCAGACAATATCTCCACTCCACCACAAAGCCCCATACCTTTTTACTTATATTTAAGATACAGAAAAGGGGAACCAGAAGTGCTTAAACACAAATCAGGAACAGATAAAAGCAGCTAACTGATCGGCCTTCTGAACAGTGACAAGAACTCAGTGACCTTACCTTGTGTTGGAGATTGCCTCTGCTGCTTCCGGATAATGAAGAGAATGGGCTCTTGAGCATGAAGGAGGATATATTCCACCCCAACCATCT
Above is a window of Caloenas nicobarica isolate bCalNic1 chromosome 5, bCalNic1.hap1, whole genome shotgun sequence DNA encoding:
- the MED6 gene encoding mediator of RNA polymerase II transcription subunit 6; translated protein: MAAVDIRDNLLGISWVDSSWIPILNNGSVLDYFSERSNPFYDRTCNNEVVKMQRMTLEHLNQMVGVEYILLHAQEPILFIIRKQQRQSPTQVMPMADYYIIAGVIYQAPDLGSVINSRVLTAVHGIQSAFEEAMSYCRYHPSKGYWWHFKDQEEREKAKPKAKKKEEPSSIFQRQRVDALLLDLRQKFPPRFVQQKPGEKPVPVDQIKKEPEPAPEAVKPEEKETVKNAQQSAGTKGPPEKRMRLQ